The genomic interval CCAAAAAAAAGAATATAAAGAAGCGGATGATATTTCATTGGATGACCTGTATGGAAAAACCATCGGTATTGTGGGTATGGGTGGTATAGGCTCAGAAACAGCCAGGCGCTTACATTATGGATTTAATATGAAAGTACTGGCAACCGATGCCAAGCCTATGCCTAAACCTGAGTTTGTAGCTGAACTGCATGATCCTTCCTGGCTGATGGAAATGGTACCGCAGGTAGATGTGCTGATGAGTGCCGCTCCGCTGACCAAAGAAACAAAACAGTTATTTGACAGCGAGGTATTCAGTAAAATGAAGCCCAGCGCTTATTTTATTAATGTGTCCAGAGGCGGGCTTGTAGACCAGGATGCATTAGTGAAAGCGTTGAAAGAAAAAAAGATCAGAGGTGCCGGACTAGATGTGGTTAGCCCCGAACCCTTACCTGCCAGCCATCCCTTGTGGACATGCCCAAATCTGGTTATTACTCCGCATAATTCCGGAGAGGCTCCCATCCGGCAAGTACGGCTAATGGCGCTTGTTTCAGAAAATATCCGCAGGTACTCCAATGGGTTACCCTTACTAAATGTGGTAGACAAAGCGAAAGGCTATTAAGCAAATCAGTCATTAGCCACTGTCATTGGTTGTTAATTATTGTCATTCATGTGCCTGACCAATGTCCTGATCTGGCACTTATCACTCCATATTGCCCTTATACTTTATTGTGGCCAACCGCTTATTCCGGTTAATTTTCACAATTGAAAACTTTTTTACCTCAATCCCTTATTATAGTAGAATAGCAGCGTTAATTTGTGGCGGTGAAAAATTAGTTTTCAAACAATACCATCAGTAGCTTTCGGGTTCAATACAAATCACAAATCACCAATCACTACTGACCAATGACTATTCTGTATTACAATGCCTAAACAAAAAATACTGATTATCCGCTTTTCTTCTATTGGTGACATTGTACTGACAACGCCTGTGATCCGGACTCTAAAACTGCAACTGGAAGACGCAGAAGTACATTATTGCACAAAACTGAAATACAGATCTATTGTAGAACACAATCCGTATCTGGATAAATGTTTTTACCTGGAAGATAGTCTGGCCGATTTGCTTCGCCAGTTAAAGGCTGAAAAATATGATTATATCATTGATCTCCACCATAACATCCGCACAAGAATTATCAAACTAAGGCTGGGCGTAAAATCGTATAGTTTTAATAAACTTAATTACTCCAAATGGCTGCTTGTACGCTTTAAGATCAATAAACTGCCTAATATCCATATAGTTGACCGTTACATGGAAACTGTATTGCCACTTGGTGTAAAAACCGACCAGTTCGGCCTCGAATATTTCATTCCAGATAAAGATGTCGTAGAAAAAGACTGGCTGCCGCTTACGCATCAACGGGGTTTTGTGGCCTATGCCATTGGTGGGCAACACAATACTAAAAAGTTGCCGGTTTCCCGCATGATCGAACTTTGTGATAAGATTAATAAGCCTATTGTATTGCTGGGCGGCAAAGAAGATGCAGAAAATGGAGAGGCCATCGTTAATTTTTTTGAAAAACACGAACGCAATGCTTCCTACGAACCAGCCTTAGCCAGCCTCAATAAAAAAGCCTTGATTTATAATGCCTGTGGCAAATATAACTTAAATCAGTCGGCCTCTATTATTCAGCAATCATATGTGGTATTTACGCATGATACCGGATTGATGCACATTGCGGCTGCTTTTAAGAAGAAAGTATATTCCATCTGGGGAAATACGATTCCGGCCTTTGGCATGTACCCCTACCGTACATCTTTTGTTATTTTCGAAAATAATAAAATTGCCTGCCGCCCTTGTTCTAAACTGGGGTATCCCAAATGTCCGCTGGGGCATTTTAAGTGTATGAATGACATTTTGTTTGATTTTTACATTCCGTGATTGCAAGATTATAAGTCCCTCAAGGTATGACTACCACCAAATCCTACTTTCAGTCGAAGAAAATACATTCGTTGACAGCGATTGGATACTGGCATAGCATCTTTGAACCGGAATTTCCTGACCCTGCCTGGTTTAGGGATGAGGAATGGAATGTAGCAGAAAAACAGATGGTAATTACACATTTACTACAGAGCCACCCATTGGCCGACTGGACCGGACAAAGCTGGTGCCGATTCCGCTGTGCAGAAACACAACTGGGTTCTAAAGATTTGACAGATGGAACTTATATTTTTCCGGAGGGGCTCGTTCACTACCTGCAAAATCATCATATCCGGTTGCCGGAAAAATTTATTCAGCATGTACAACAGTACAAGCATATTCAAATCAACTTTGGCCTCGAACAGTGTGTCATCGAATTCAACTGGTGGACCAATCAAAAAGGATGGAACAGAAATCAGCAAAGTTTTTTAGCTCCCAATGACGAACTGATCGAAAATTATAAGCATTAAAATGGTTAAAAGAGCAATCAATCGGTGTCCATTCTCTCCATCTTTAACTCTTTAATAAAAGCCAAGTCAGCTTTTAAGAAGGGTATTCTACGTTTTGAACCTGCACCTTTACCCGCTCTTTAGTGTTTAAATATGATACCCAAGGCAAGCTTTGAAGAAGATTATCATAAATAAACAGAGTATAATTTTTTTGTAAGTATAACCCTTTACCATTTCTCCCGTAGAAGTAGGTGTTTTGATGAAAGTTATTTTCATCTATTCCCACGTAAAAAGACGTGTTATACATGTTATATACATTTTTTAACAGTAAACTACTAATCATTAGAACCATTATGAAACTAATTAAGAATGCTTTACATCAAATAGCAGCTCTTGCCATAGCCGCCGTTTTTGTATTAGGTATGGATTCCTGCGCTTCAAATAAAAACACTACTGCCGATGACCAGAGTGTAAAAGAAACTGTTAAGGATGCCGATAAAGAAATCTCGGAAAATATCCAGAATACAGCCGATAAGGTAGCAGGTAAAGTTGATGAAGGAGCAAAAGAAGCAAGAGATGAAGCCGATGAACTGAGCAAAGAAGCCAAGGAGGAGGCTAACGACATGAAGGCTGAAACCAACCAGGAGCGTGATGAATTTGTTGCTAAAATCCGCAAAGACCGTGAGGAACTGGGTACCAAGCTAGATCGCCTGCAATCAAAAATTGATGAGAAAGGTGACCAGGCTAAAGCTAAATACAAAGACCGCATCCAGGATATTAAAGATCAGCAGGATAAGCTTGACAACAAACTGGAAGAAGTAGGCAATGCTACGGGAGATGCCTGGAAAGACATGAAGAAAGACATCGAAGATACTGCTTCTAAGGTAAATGATTCGTTCAAAGCTATGAGTGATGAATTAGATAAGGATAATTAATGATTAATCTTGTGCCGGTAGAATATAGTTCGATGGCCGAGATTACTCATAAATTAAAAGGGTGCTGTTTGCAGCACCCTTTTTGTATTTTTAGCTAGACTGTGAAAAACAAGGTTAGGATTAACAATTCGAAAATTGAACTATAAACTTGTCAACCTCTGAATACAAAAGCACAAATTGACATATAAGAAAACTCAAAATTCCTAAGTACGCAAAGATCAAAAATGTAGCAGTTGCCTGTCGACATTATAGCATCTTGAGAGAAACCTTCTATCACTGAAAAAGTGCTTATAAAAAAGATGGAGAGAAAGCTTTAATCTAATAGCAAGCCATGCCGAAAGAATCCCTGAATGAACAACCAGTTAAAACTTTAATACTTAATATCACCACATTAGGCCCTATTATTTTACCGGTTTTCATCTATTACACCTGCTTGTCTCCGGTTATTTCCAGGACGGTTCTGTAAATCATCTCCCAGATCCTGCCGGGCTTCTTCCGCCAGTTTTTCTAACTCGGCAACAATACCTGGGTTCTGCTCTCGCACATCATACCGTTCACCGGGGTCTCTGCGTAAATTGTATAATGCTGTAGGAAACGAAAAGTTTTCAGTAAGCGGCCCTGGTTGTCCATCTTTTCCTGGCAAAAGCCCTTCATAGGTCCGTCCGGGATGGGCAAAAACCAGCTTCCAGTCTCCTTTCCGCACCGCTTCCAGGCTGTTGCGGCGATAATAATACAGAAAATTTTCCCGTGGGTTTACCTGTTCATTCCCTTTCAATAAATCTACCCATTCAATGCCATCAATTTTGTTTTTAGGCAGACCAGCACCACAAAGCTTTACAACCGTTGGCAAAATATCCATTGTTGTTAATAATTTATTACAAACCCGGCCGGCAGTTACTACACCTGGCCACCGGATAATACAAGGTACCCGATGCCCACCCTCAAACGAAGTTCCTTTCCCTTCTC from Rhodocytophaga rosea carries:
- a CDS encoding sll1863 family stress response protein, giving the protein MKLIKNALHQIAALAIAAVFVLGMDSCASNKNTTADDQSVKETVKDADKEISENIQNTADKVAGKVDEGAKEARDEADELSKEAKEEANDMKAETNQERDEFVAKIRKDREELGTKLDRLQSKIDEKGDQAKAKYKDRIQDIKDQQDKLDNKLEEVGNATGDAWKDMKKDIEDTASKVNDSFKAMSDELDKDN
- a CDS encoding glycosyltransferase family 9 protein; the encoded protein is MPKQKILIIRFSSIGDIVLTTPVIRTLKLQLEDAEVHYCTKLKYRSIVEHNPYLDKCFYLEDSLADLLRQLKAEKYDYIIDLHHNIRTRIIKLRLGVKSYSFNKLNYSKWLLVRFKINKLPNIHIVDRYMETVLPLGVKTDQFGLEYFIPDKDVVEKDWLPLTHQRGFVAYAIGGQHNTKKLPVSRMIELCDKINKPIVLLGGKEDAENGEAIVNFFEKHERNASYEPALASLNKKALIYNACGKYNLNQSASIIQQSYVVFTHDTGLMHIAAAFKKKVYSIWGNTIPAFGMYPYRTSFVIFENNKIACRPCSKLGYPKCPLGHFKCMNDILFDFYIP
- a CDS encoding D-2-hydroxyacid dehydrogenase, which codes for MAEDSISRRNFLTTMAVTTASASLAEPSDVVQPTRSRAANMPIKVVCNEKLSEAEVNQIKSAGKNIELQMAASQDALKKCIAEAEVVLGRLDGDTVKLAKNLKWFQNWGAGMENVLSKELIEHPCQVTNMQRTFAPVISETAIALLLSLTRGLTQVSIPAFQKKEYKEADDISLDDLYGKTIGIVGMGGIGSETARRLHYGFNMKVLATDAKPMPKPEFVAELHDPSWLMEMVPQVDVLMSAAPLTKETKQLFDSEVFSKMKPSAYFINVSRGGLVDQDALVKALKEKKIRGAGLDVVSPEPLPASHPLWTCPNLVITPHNSGEAPIRQVRLMALVSENIRRYSNGLPLLNVVDKAKGY